Genomic window (Temnothorax longispinosus isolate EJ_2023e chromosome 3, Tlon_JGU_v1, whole genome shotgun sequence):
tcaagAGAAACTGGAGGAAAACATAAAAGTGCAATCAAGTGATAATCGTGTGAAGTTCATATACAAATGTAAAGGACACGAAGTGCTTGATGTGACGATATTTCGATTCAAGATAATACTCGTATATTACAGTTTATTGCGTAAATGGTACATTAGTCCGGGCTACTCTTTCGTACCAGAAGTGATTGATCTCAGAGACAAACTTAAATCTGGCACGGATGATCCTTTCTCcgaaaaagtattaaatataattcacgGCGTGAAATATACGATAAATGCTTTCATGAAACGTCTAACCGACGTGTATCAATTCGTGCACGATGCGCAAGAGAGACACAAGGATGTGCAATTTGCCATGAATgcaattgttacaaaaatgAAACTGACATTTACGGAAAACGCGTGGCCGAATGATCTGCAAAAATCAAGTGCTGGAGATACGATTGTTGTAgagttaaagttaaataaaaatattcaagtttGCAATGTCGGTTACGAATATATACAGCAGAAGCCTCAAATTCGAACAGAAActgcgaaaaatataaataagttgGAGTCAatgttgcaaaatttttttcattttcctttGGAAGAAGCATTCGAAAGGTTTATTATAAGGGAAGAAGAATCTACAAGTttacaagaagaagaaagcgAAAACAGATTAGAAGATTTATCAGAAGATTCAGTTAAATACCTTTTATACCTAAGATTCCTTTTTCCAGTTTACGTTTCTAAATGTTCTGTTTtcgtattaataattagtaaaaaaataaacactgaaatcattaataaatcgatatgcaataaattaatgattacaaattatatcCATTTGTACTATCTACATTCTTTTTGCTTTATGATATATTcgcttatatttttttctagtatttaatttacaatactTTTCggcttattatatatttgcttatacaaatatttttttctttttataatgtgtttgtaaatttatataatgttatgttttcaaatttctgttgcaata
Coding sequences:
- the LOC139810517 gene encoding uncharacterized protein: MYHSSFSPPDCQIEHYSESEYMQRRNKEELSHKDWMKQRKDLEKKIQEKLEENIKVQSSDNRVKFIYKCKGHEVLDVTIFRFKIILVYYSLLRKWYISPGYSFVPEVIDLRDKLKSGTDDPFSEKVLNIIHGVKYTINAFMKRLTDVYQFVHDAQERHKDVQFAMNAIVTKMKLTFTENAWPNDLQKSSAGDTIVVELKLNKNIQVCNVGYEYIQQKPQIRTETAKNINKLESMLQNFFHFPLEEAFERFIIREEESTSLQEEESENRLEDLSEDSVKYLLYLRFLFPVYVSKCSVFVLIISKKINTEIINKSICNKLMITNYIHLYYLHSFCFMIYSLIFFSSI